The following is a genomic window from Eubalaena glacialis isolate mEubGla1 chromosome 18, mEubGla1.1.hap2.+ XY, whole genome shotgun sequence.
tttcctgaacacctactgtgtgccaggtactaggCGTAGATGTTGCAGTAAGACAGACAAAGTCCCTGCAATCCTGGAGCTAGTGGGGATCAACTGTtaagcaagaaaacaaattaaaaatcccGACTACTTCAAAAAGTGATATGTTCTGTGAAGAAAAGAAGGGGCGACCACGTGTGTCCAGGAGCAGTGTAAAAACGTATGATTGGCGATGGCCTGGCTAGGAGGTGACTTTTTGGCTGAGAGCGAGTGCCCAGACTAGTTTTAGTTTTGATCAGGTGCATGACTGCCCACTGCCCTGGACACTTGAGCCTGCTGGTGTGCATGCCCTTCCCCCATAGGAAGGGGAGATCCTAGAGGGTGGTGCCACATCACGGTGAGAACAGCCCCGGGTGCCCAGGGGACAGCCTGGGGTTAATCGAGTGCTGCCTCTAGTGCCTagagccccccccccgccccccttggATGGTCTGTCAGGCTCCCTCCAGCCCAGATCAGCACTGGAGACTCAAGCATCCAcacttttgccttttttctggATTCTTTGTGGACCACCCACAAAGGATCCTTTCACCAGAGCTCCATAAACCCAGCAGCTTGGGAACCTCCCATGCTAGTGTCTGCCTTCCCCCTCTCTTAAGGCACTGCCCAGTCTGGGGCATCTTTGTGGTCCCCCGGCATCCCTTTGCCTGCTGTCTGGCCTCTCTCCTTAAGTCTTTCTTACTTCTCCCTGGGTCCACCCTACCTCTTTCAGTCTACAGCCCCCATCTGGCTCCAGATGCCTGTGTCCTGTTCTTCCCTCCTAGGGtttccagatttagcaaataaaaatacaggccggctagttaaatttgaattccaaatgaacaacaaataattttttagtctaAGTGTGTCCCCAATATTGTATGGGACATACTTAGACTAAAAGGTTATGTGTTGCTTATCTGAAGTTCAGATTTAGCCAGCTATCCTGTATTTAATCTGGCAACCTCATGCCTCTTCCCTCACAGTCCCTATGCCTCAAGCCAGTGAGCTCCCACCCCACCTTCTTTTCAAGCTTTTTATGGTCCTTTTTTCATCCTTATAAAATTTTTAcctataaaaaattaaacttttaattttgagacaACTGGAGATTCAGTTTCCTCTAACCGTAACAATGTGTAAAATGAGAGTACAGTATCACAACTAAGATATTGACACCCATACACTCAAGCTACAGAACATTCCCATTACGTAAGAATCCTTCATGCTTTCCTTTTAAAGCCATAGCCACTTGCATCCTGCCCCCGCTCCTTCCTTAACCTCTGGaaatcactaatctgttctccatttccatatttctgtcatttcaagaatgttatataaatggaatcatatgtaaGTCTATGTGATCTTTGGGATAAATTCCAGGAGTACAGTTGCTGGGCCTATAGCACTTGAATGTttgactttttaagaaactgccaaacttttctaGAGTAGCTATGccattttacattgccaccagcaagtttctccacatcctcaccagcatttggtttgtcactgttttttattttaaccaatcTGATAGGTAGgtggtgatatcttattgtggttttaatgtgtatttccctaatggctaatgatgttgaacattttttcatgggcttatttgccatctgtttatcctttttgatgaaaagcttttttatatcttttgcctattttctaattggattgtttacttttttgtggTTGACTTttggagttctttgtatattctagatactagtcctttgtcagatatgtggtttgcaaaggTTTCCTCTTGGTCTGcagcttttcttttcatcttcttaactGGGTGTTTTGTAgagtaaaagttttaaattttgatgaagtccaaattatcattttttcctttatggctcCATGTCTTTGGTTCCCAGTTTAAGAACTCTATGCCTAACCCTAAATCCCAaagattttttcctatttttttcaaaaaagttttataattttacatttcacatttaagtccatgatccattttgagttaatatttatataaatttgggTTGAGTACCACCCACCCCCATGTCCAATTGCtcctgaacaatttttttttaaattaattaatttatttatggctgtgttgggtcttcgtttctgtgcgagggctttctctggttgtggcaagaagcgggggccactcttcattgcggtgcgtgggcttctcattatcgcggcctctcttgttgcggagcacaggctccagacgcgcaggctcagtaattgtggctcacgggcccagttgctccgtggcgtgtgggatcttcccagaccagggcttgaacccgtgtcccctgcattggcaggcagattctcaaccactgcgccaccagggaagcccctcctgaaccattttttgaaaagactataaTTCTTCCATTGAGCTGTTAATTatcagttgggcatatttgtgAGGATCTGTTTCTgggttgcattgatctatgtgtctattcctCTGCCAATATGACACAGTCTTAATTGCTATAGCTgtttaagtcttgaaatcagactGAATCCtccttttttattgttctttttcaaaattgttttaactatcctaggtcctttgccttttcatataaattatagAATAATTTTATCTACATATACAGAAATTCTTGTTGTAATTTTAATAGGAACTGTGTAAACCCGTATCTTGATTTGGGGAGAACTGATATCTTTACCATGTTGagctttccaatccatgaacatggtatatctctcaatttatttggatcttcctttatttctttcattattgtTTTGCAGTTTTGTTTTGTAGTCTTGTACATGTTTTGATAGTTTTACatctaaatatttcaatttttgagTGATTATAaaagatattgtatttttaatttcaatcttcacttgttcattgctgttaTATAGGAATAcagttgggtttttaaaaataaattttatttatttatttatttatttttggctgtgttgggtctttgttgttgcacacgggctttctctagttgtggtaagcgggggctactctttgttgtgatgcgtgggcttctcattgtggtggcttctcttgttgtgaagcacaggctctaggtgctcaggcttcagcagttgcagcaggcaggctcagtagttgtggttcgcgggctctagagcatgggctcagtagttgtggcgcacaggcttagttgttccgtgacatgtgggatcttcctggaccagggctcgaacccatgtcccctgcattggcaggcagattcttaaccactgtgccaccagggaagccctacagttggttttttttttttttaaaaaaggggtacagttaatattttattgtcaCTTATCAGATGGCAGTTAGGTATATAGTCTTCTTACTTGATCATCTttcctttttgtaaataaaaaaaattacaagttttAAACAGCCAAAGGCTGGTCATGTCTTCAGAAAACATGATTAGATTAATTCATTAATGGTGGCTTAAGTTTTTTCTTATTAGCTCCAGAAAATTCACCCACCTTctgtccctttttaaaaaactggaaggTTGGCATGCATTTGTCTTCACACTCTGAAGCAACATCCTGACAGTCATCCACATCTACTTCAAGGAACACTACGTTGGAATACTTttcagagagagaatgaaagaaaggcTTGATCATTTTGCAAGGCCCACACCACGTGGCTGAGAAGTCGACTACTATGAGTTTCTCTCCTGCACTGTTCAAGGCTTCCTGAAAAGCATACTTGCTCTCAATCTGCTTCACCATCTTGGCTGCTGGGGTCTGACTAGCGACCTTACACTGGAATATACGGAAGTGGATCCAAGGCGCCGGACGAAGCTTGCACAGTTGGTTTTTGAATGTTGATTTTGTACCCCTTAACTTTGCTCAACTCAATTGTACGAGTTTTTTTGGGTAGATTCCATGGGATCTTCTacgtagacaatcatgtcatctgtgaacaggaacagttttatttattcttttcctatCTGT
Proteins encoded in this region:
- the LOC133078460 gene encoding thioredoxin-like, with the translated sequence MVKQIESKYAFQEALNSAGEKLIVVDFSATWCGPCKMIKPFFHSLSEKYSNVVFLEVDVDDCQDVASECEDKCMPTFQFFKKGQKVGEFSGANKKKLKPPLMN